CGGCAAAATATCCTGCACAATAAGCAATTCTAGCCTCTCCAAAACTTCAACCCCTATCCCAGCCTTCACCACATCCTCGTGAAAAACATACAGCACCCTCACCTCCCCCGCCGCTACTCTGTCGCGTATCAATCCCAATCTCCTCCCATCGCCACCAAAGCCCAACAACCTGGCACCTCGTGTATTAGGATTTAGATCCGCACTCCTCAAAATTCCGTCCCCCTGCCCATGCCTTGGCACCACATCCAGCAACCCATCCTCCACCCCTACCTTCCTCGCCAGCCGCCGCAACAAATACAACTCCTCAAGAGTTCCCCGTGCCGACCCCACCACCGCCACCTCCCCCTTCCCATACCTACTCAACCGCTGCCCTACTTGCCTTAACACATCTTCCCATGCCCCCAGAAAACACCCATCCCCCATCCTCACCATAGGCCTCACAAGACGATCCTCTCGATGAATATAGTGAAACCCCAACCGCCCCGCATCACACATCCAATGCGAGTTCACCGCCTCATTCACCCGTGGCGTCAACCGATACACCCGCCCTTCCCGACTCCCTACCGTTATATTACAACCCGTCGCACAACCCGTGCATATACTCGGCGTCTCCTTCAAAAACCAAACCCTCATCTTAAAACGAAAATCCTTACTCGTCAGCGCACCCACCGGACAAATATCCACCGCATTCAACGAATACCCACTATCAAACCGCTTCCCAGGATATATACCTAAAGTCGTATAACTCCCACGCTGCGTAAAACCCAACACATCCTCCTTACAAAAATCCTGCGCAAACCGAATACACCGCGAACACAAAATACACCGCTCATCATCCAACACAATCCGCTCCCCAATATCCACCCGCTTCGGCTTCTTCACCTTCTCATCCACAAACCGGCTCTTCCCCTGTCCATACTCAAAAGAAAACTCCTGCAACTTACACTCCCCAGCCTGATCACATATCGGACAATCCAACGGATGATTGATCAACAA
The genomic region above belongs to Candidatus Methylacidiphilales bacterium and contains:
- a CDS encoding molybdopterin-dependent oxidoreductase, which translates into the protein MSLFAKNPYDHDRVAEGTPLVNVQVDGEWVQVPKGLNVIEAVKRLGKFIPHYCYHPKLAVVGNCRMCLFEMGMPKLDGDRKPVLDAEGKPEIGWMPRPQIACATQVVEGMGIRTDSALVKECRRGVMEFLLINHPLDCPICDQAGECKLQEFSFEYGQGKSRFVDEKVKKPKRVDIGERIVLDDERCILCSRCIRFAQDFCKEDVLGFTQRGSYTTLGIYPGKRFDSGYSLNAVDICPVGALTSKDFRFKMRVWFLKETPSICTGCATGCNITVGSREGRVYRLTPRVNEAVNSHWMCDAGRLGFHYIHREDRLVRPMVRMGDGCFLGAWEDVLRQVGQRLSRYGKGEVAVVGSARGTLEELYLLRRLARKVGVEDGLLDVVPRHGQGDGILRSADLNPNTRGARLLGFGGDGRRLGLIRDRVAAGEVRVLYVFHEDVVKAGIGVEVLERLELLIVQDILPSETTRLASYILPGASFAEKRGTMINEGRRLQRLNCAIRPPGEAREDWKILSDVLKELGEDVGCQDVEEVFKMMGAELEVLRGMTHGKIGFEGVELDV